Below is a window of Lodderomyces elongisporus chromosome 3, complete sequence DNA.
gtgaagaagatgaagaagacgaagagATGCAAGAAAATGCAGAAGATGCAGAAGATACTGTAGCAagtgaaaaagatgaaaaggaCGAGAAGGAcgaaaaagatgatgagGTTGGCAAGGACgagcaagaacaagaacaagaacaagaagaacatacagatgatgatgagttAAAACGAAAGAGTAAatcacaaaacaaagaggaGGCAGAACAGGATCTCGTACCTGCCAGAAGGACCAGGCTTAAGCGTCGAAATACAGATGTTACGGATCTATCTTCATTAAATCCtagaaaaagaactagATCTAGTGTCAAGCGCGAGGAAGAACCTGAGAAATCCGAGCAATCTGAGAATTCTGAAGGACCTGAAAAACCTGAAAAACCTGAAAAACATGAAAAGCTTGAAAAACCTGAACAAATTGAATCTACGCGTGTAAATGAACAATCAAAACAAGATGGTGTAGATGCGCATTTAATCTCGTCAATTCCTCGACGAAGAACGAGGTTTGGACAACCACAAGACTTAGACCAATCAAAAGGTGAAAAGGCCAAATCAGATTTAAATTCTAATAGAGACAACAAAAGTGCCAAGGTTGCTactgaaaaagaaaaagaaaaagaaaaggtaaAGGGAAAAGTTGACGATTCAAATGAAGCTGCAGGGGAGCTGACTTTAAAGGAACAACCAAAGGAAAATCGCCAACCATTGAGAAGAAGTTCAAGGAAAAGATGAATGAAcggaaaaaaagacaaaagaaaaaagacaaaagaaaaaagacaaaagaaaaacgaaaaaagaaaaacgaaaaaagaaaattacaAACTAATTTAGTTAAATACCATTTACTTCTGCAAGCACTGCacctgttttgtttatataCTATagatatttatatatatatatatatatatatgtaggTAGATCGATAGATGGCTAAAAAATATAAGTCAAAGTTTTattctaaaaaaaagttttatATATTGTTTTGCAAGAATCTCTGctcgttttcattttatttttctaaATGGTAACATTATAACTCACTTATCCTCAGCAGTGAAGTAATTCTAATTTTCTGATTTTGTAACACCAATCACTTACTGATGAAAATTTGACGCGTCTAGGATAAAAAATCAAGGTCTTTTTACTCTAGCGATCTAAATTGCGAGATTTGTAAATTCTGGGAACCTAGAAATTAATAAAACTTGGGACCCTGGAAGCCTAGAAGTTTAAAAGCCTAGAAGACTGGGTTCCTGTTCAAAGACTATTTCCCTTGTAAATTCTAGATCATGAAAATGTTGTTTCGCGGAAATCGACGATGCGCTAGGTTGTTCTGCACTTGCACCTGTTTATTCAGGGCACAAGTGCGAACGCAAGTAAGAAGACAAACACAAGCATCACAAGCATCACAAGCATCACAAGCATCGCAAGCATCGCAAGCATCGCAAGCATCGCAAGCATCGCAAGCGTCACAAGCGTCACAAGCGTCACAGGTAGGGACAATACAAGTACCTTCTCTAGAAAGATGGGACAGGGGTGGACGAAAGGATACGAAAAATGCTCGAGATGATCAGCGTGCAACAACTTTTCCGGCATTGCTTGCGTCAATCAAAAGGACTATGGATGCATATCCCCAATGTGTGACATTGACTCAAGTAGGGAGTTTCTATGAACTATACTTTGACCAAGCCGAAGAATATGGGCCCAAGCTCGGTCTCAAGGTTGCTctgaaaaagacaaaaaactttgacGTACCCATGGCCGGTTTTCCAGTATCCCAGCTAAGAAAATATACAGAGGCTCTAATACACGAACACGAAGTCAATGTTGCAATAGTTGACCAGTCTGATGTCACCAACAAGACAGCGGAAAACATAGTACACCGTAAAGTATCGCGAATAGTCTCACCAGGAACTTTGTTGGATGAAAGCTTTATGAATtttgaacaaaataatTTCTTGGCTGCCATATCGATCCCGCCCAACGCAACAAAACTTCCACCAGACCCTGATATGGTGGTTGGTTTGACATGGATTGATATCTCTGTTGGTGACACGTTTGTTCAGCAAACTACCTTGGGCAAGCTAACTGCTGATATCTCGAGAATCAACCCCAGTGAGGTAATTTTATCCAAAGATTTCATTGACAATCCAGCGGAAGATTTTAGTTCTTGGTACCCGCCTTTGCAAGAATTGCGgaagttttttttaaggTACCATAAACTCGATTACGAGGtaacaaaagtaaaatttAAAGGATCCCCTCAGATGATAAGAAAAGCATTTGAGGCGTTGGACATGAGAGAACAAGCAGCATTGAATCTCGCCCTTTCGTATGTTGGTGTGAATTTGCCTGAAAAGGATATAATGTTGGAATTACCAACGCGGTTTTATAGTGAGTCTACACTTCAGATGGACCCCAGGACCCGTGAAGCATTGGAATTGACAGAAAGAGTTAAAAGTGGGAAGGCGTCTGTTACGGGAACCTTGCATTCAACAATGAAGAAAACTTGCACTTCCTCGGGAGCACGGTTGTTGCTTCAATGGCTTAAAGCACCTTTGACAGATATTAAAGAGATTGAAAAGAGGCAAAACTTGGTTAAAGTGTTTTTTGACGATAGTCAGCTTCGGTTGAATTTACGGTACCAATTGCAGAACTTACCAGATTTTTTGCGTGTTATTCAAAAACTCTCATTGGGCACAGGAGACCAACTTCACTGTTTGAGAACTATTGCCGATGGATTAGTGGATTTAAGCAAGTTGAAAAACTTCTTGAAAGAAGAATGTTATAGACAACCTGTAATTGGGTCTGCTTTGGAACCATTTCTTGATGAAATTAGAATCCCGTTGCACGTGGCAGAGTCTATTATTGATGCTACTGACTTTTTGATGCCCTCCGAGCTGTGGGAGGATGGCTTTTCAGGCAAAGAAGAGGTAACAGTCGGAGGAGTAAGTGGTGCTACTAATGTAGCTGAAACTTTCACTAGTCTTACtgtttccaatttttctaCTAAGTTATCTGGCGCGTCTACTACGTCTACCGCGTCTACCGCGTCTACTGCGTCTACTTCGTCTACTGTTGAGAGCGAGACGAACTCTTATACTAACgaatttttggaaaagtacAGGCTTAATCCCAGCTCCTTGCTGTCGACTCTACGTATTCGTCATGACTATGATCAAACATTGCAATCCTTGAATAAAGACTTGAAATTTTTGATGGATGCTGAAAGAGATTTGTATGCTCAAATATGTCAAAAAATAGCCAGTATTGACCCAAGAGCAAAAATCGCCAAGAAAGAAACGTTAGGTAGAAGATCACACGTCTTGATTATTACTACGAAGGATTCtgcaaaggaaaaaatcaTAAAACTCCTTGGAAATGGAGTGCTTGAGTCAAGAGCAAAAACTGTGATTTATCGCTCAAAAGAATGGTTAGATATTCAACATAATATAAAGGATAAACAAGAGTCGATTGCTGAGGCTGAAGAATCTGTCATAAAAGCATTGAAGATGCAAGTTTTTGACGAGTTGCACGATGTTAGACTGCTGGCAAAAGCAGCAGATTATCTTGATGTCACTTCATCTTTTGCTATCATCGCTGAAGAGAACGAATGGACGTGTCCCAAGATAGTTAATGATACGACATTGAACATTGTTGGTGGTCGGCATGTTGTAGTGGATACCAGTTTAAGAGAGGCGCGCAAGATGTTTGTGCGAAACAACTCATACCTTGATGAAAAGGAACGGATGTGGATAATCTCTGGTCCTAATATGGGTGGAAAGAGCACGTTTTTGAGACAGAATGCACttattgttattttggCACAAATGGGATCATTTGTACCGGCGGAGAAAGCTACTATTGGTATAGTGGACAAGATATTTACACGAATTGGTGCCTCCGATGATCTCTACAATGATTTGAGTACTTTCATGGTGGAGATGGTGGAAACTAGTAATATATTAAGAAACGCCACCGCCAGGTCATTGGCGCTTGTAGATGAAATTGGCAGAGGCACCAGTGGGAAAGAAGGCTTGGCTATTGCATATGCAGCCTTGGTAGCACTTCTTCAAAGCTGTAAATGCAGAGCCTTCTTTGCAACTCATTTTGCCGGAGAGCTTAAAAACCTTCTTGATGCACGGGGCATTGAACAGGATAGTATTCTGTTTTATCGTACAAAAGTGTTTAAATCTTCAGACAGCACGGGTCAAAATTTACCAATAATCATAGATCATACCTTAGAACCTGGAATCAGTGAGAGGTCATATGCATTAGAGGTGGCACGACAAGCAGGTTTTCCAGACCATGTCCTCAAGGAAGCAGAAGTTGCATTGGCAATGTTGTGacggagaaaaaaaaaaatagattcATGTTACACttatatagatatagatatttagatatatatatatatatatatatatatatatatatatttatatatatatacatataaatgctttttttaatatgtTGGTATACGTgcaatttatttatttgattaTTGGGGTGGTCTCTGTTGTGAGTTATTTTGATATTGGTACGGTTGTTGATTGCCTTGCATTTGTTTCATTAATAAACTTTGCAAGTACGCTAATTGATTTGGATCCACACCTGAAGTGTTTGAGGCATGACttggaaaaaattgttgtggttgctgAATTGATGACTGCTGTTGCGATTGTTGAAactgttgaggttgttgagaCTGTGGATAAGTGGGTACCGCATATGGTACAGAGCCAGTAGCATGAAAGTGCGATTGTGCTTGGTTTTGCGGAAACTGGCTAGAATTTGGCGACATTTGATTATAAGGTGGTATCTGAGTTGGTGCACCATAAGGTGTATTATACTGATGAGCTTGCGTGTAATACATTTGAGTTTGTTGCGGGCTCGAATATTGTGCTCTATTGTCTTGATGGCCAGTTGGGGGGTTGAAATTGTATTGCGGTGGCACTTGAGGTACTTGAGGTATTTGGGGAACTTGCGAAACTTGTGGGACTTGTGGGACTTGTGGGACTTGCGGAAGCAGATTAGATGTAAAGCTACGAGATTGGTATTGTGATTGCGTTTGTCCTCGAAGTTGATTGCGAGGAGCTTGCTGTGATCTTGGTACATATGCTGTAGAGTTTGAACCAAAATGTTGTGCTGGATGGTTTGAGTGTACtcgttgtttcttttcaaaatggTGCTGCTGATTGTGCGACTCTCTTTTGTTACCACCTACCTGGCTATTGCCATCCTtgccctttcttttcttctttttggcTTGTTTAGCCGCCAACTCACTCTCATCATCTGAAaattcttgttcttcttctggtAACTCTTCATCGTGACAATTACTAGCATCTGTGCCCTTGATATGTTTAATGGTATCAGTGTATAAGAATTGGGAGTCTGGAATCACGTAGTAGACGTTTTTACCTTTGCTATTTTTAAACCTCTCAAATTCCTCATCCGTGTTGAACTTAATACTATAAACTGGTTGCTGTACACGTCCAAATATCTCAAATAAAGGACCAATTGGTTTTCGATcctcaaaacaaaaaattgaacCTTCTTTTAATATTCTGAATTCTCCCGACGTGAAGGCTTTAACAATCACTGTTCTATCAACAATACCTGTAATTTTTCCGATAACTTCTATGGGTGCATTTTCAGGAACGGTATAATCCTCTGGTAATGATGGCGCTTTctcttcaacttcattGACAGATTTTATTGGACCATCAATGATATCaccttcttcatcgtcaatatcatcaacaacaagagaaCCACTTTTTTTAGTTCCCACctcatcagcatcagcatcatcgtcatcatcatcatcgtcatcatcgtcatcgtcatcgtcatcgtcatcgtcattaGAGGAGTCAGAATCGTCTTCGTCAGAAGAGTTAGTTGAACTTGGGCTTTCGTTATCACTATCACTTGAGACATCTCCTACATCGATTTCTTCATCTGATAGCTCTGTAgtaatttcttttgtaaGGGGTGTATCTCCTTTGTTGCTCAGTACCATTTTTTCAGTATCCTCGTTTTGGTCATTGGTCAAGACTTCTTTGCTGGAATTATGATAAACCTCCACTTTGTCAATATCCTTTGGATTAATTTCATCCAACACTGAGCTTTCTTCTTGTGCTTGTTTTGGTGCCTCTTCCTGTGCCTCTTCCTGTGCCTCTTCTTGTGCTACTTCAGACGAGACTTCTGTTACTGGTAACTCCAATTTTGACGGCAGTGTGTTGATCTCATTGTTTTTATCATTGTCTAACGCCATCTTGACATCAGTTGCAATCTGTTCTGAAGATGCTGTATTGCTTTCTAGTTCTGTTTTTAAAAGCATAGTCTCCCCAGAATTTATTGAGGGCTCAAAACTCTTGGTTACTGAAGCGTAGTCCTCACCTACAGTGGCACTCTCATCGTGCTGATCCACCCTAATGTCATCGGATGCCACTTTCGTTTCAATGTTGTATGGTTCATCACTTGCTTCATCCGTATTGGCTACTTGTTCCACTTTATTCtgattttcatcttttatTGCCTCGCTGTCGCCCATATTCACTTTTGTTTCGTTCTGATTCATCTTGATTGATTATTAATTATGTATTAATCAATTGCTGCTTTTACCAGATGTTATTGCTTTTTGAGCAGGGAAGATGGATAGCTCGCGTTTAAGATGGGGCATCGCGTTCGCAAATATGAACTATGAAATGCGCACTGTGTAAAAGGAACAAGCTACACaaaattcaatttctcaaacTCGAACTCGAACATTCTGTCAAATGTTTTCGCATACTATACTACATAGATcaagaagttgaagaagatgcaAAATTGAATGCTTAATTAATTGTTCGTCTAATAAAGCCAAATATAAACATCTTGAACAAGTCGTGTTCTGGAGTAGACTTATTCAAGATActactttgctttttcgaatattatttttcagTATCAAACACACAAATCGTAGCTCAAAGACTAACTTGTAATTCACATAAATTACGCATCAATTTGTGTGGAAATAAATACCAATCCATACATAGGAAAATCTTAAACTCaattccaaaaaagaaaatatatatatatattaaaatAAGCAACCAGTTTCATTCAAGGGAAGCAAAAGATCAAGCATAGAAGTCATCTTTGCCATTGAGTAGTTCTAATATACTTATTTATAAACCTCTTACATgtttaaacaaacaaacaagagaaCAGTAGATGTTAGTATTTCGTTTTAAACAAATGCTGCTTACACCGCTGTGTTATGAATGCACAGGCACGTGACTTTGAAcacaatatatatatatatatatatatttgtatacaGA
It encodes the following:
- the msh1 gene encoding MutS protein 1 — encoded protein: MLAQVRTQVRRQTQASQASQASQASQASQASQASQASQASQASQASQVGTIQVPSLERWDRGGRKDTKNARDDQRATTFPALLASIKRTMDAYPQCVTLTQVGSFYELYFDQAEEYGPKLGLKVASKKTKNFDVPMAGFPVSQLRKYTEALIHEHEVNVAIVDQSDVTNKTAENIVHRKVSRIVSPGTLLDESFMNFEQNNFLAAISIPPNATKLPPDPDMVVGLTWIDISVGDTFVQQTTLGKLTADISRINPSEVILSKDFIDNPAEDFSSWYPPLQELRKFFLRYHKLDYEVTKVKFKGSPQMIRKAFEALDMREQAALNLALSYVGVNLPEKDIMLELPTRFYSESTLQMDPRTREALELTERVKSGKASVTGTLHSTMKKTCTSSGARLLLQWLKAPLTDIKEIEKRQNLVKVFFDDSQLRLNLRYQLQNLPDFLRVIQKLSLGTGDQLHCLRTIADGLVDLSKLKNFLKEECYRQPVIGSALEPFLDEIRIPLHVAESIIDATDFLMPSESWEDGFSGKEEVTVGGVSGATNVAETFTSLTVSNFSTKLSGASTTSTASTASTASTSSTVESETNSYTNEFLEKYRLNPSSLSSTLRIRHDYDQTLQSLNKDLKFLMDAERDLYAQICQKIASIDPRAKIAKKETLGRRSHVLIITTKDSAKEKIIKLLGNGVLESRAKTVIYRSKEWLDIQHNIKDKQESIAEAEESVIKALKMQVFDELHDVRSSAKAADYLDVTSSFAIIAEENEWTCPKIVNDTTLNIVGGRHVVVDTSLREARKMFVRNNSYLDEKERMWIISGPNMGGKSTFLRQNALIVILAQMGSFVPAEKATIGIVDKIFTRIGASDDLYNDLSTFMVEMVETSNILRNATARSLALVDEIGRGTSGKEGLAIAYAALVALLQSCKCRAFFATHFAGELKNLLDARGIEQDSISFYRTKVFKSSDSTGQNLPIIIDHTLEPGISERSYALEVARQAGFPDHVLKEAEVALAML
- a CDS encoding uncharacterized protein (BUSCO:EOG09263G4R), translated to MNQNETKVNMGDSEAIKDENQNKVEQVANTDEASDEPYNIETKVASDDIRVDQHDESATVGEDYASVTKSFEPSINSGETMLLKTELESNTASSEQIATDVKMALDNDKNNEINTSPSKLELPVTEVSSEVAQEEAQEEAQEEAPKQAQEESSVLDEINPKDIDKVEVYHNSSKEVLTNDQNEDTEKMVSSNKGDTPLTKEITTELSDEEIDVGDVSSDSDNESPSSTNSSDEDDSDSSNDDDDDDDDDDDDDDDDDDDADADEVGTKKSGSLVVDDIDDEEGDIIDGPIKSVNEVEEKAPSLPEDYTVPENAPIEVIGKITGIVDRTVIVKAFTSGEFRILKEGSIFCFEDRKPIGPLFEIFGRVQQPVYSIKFNTDEEFERFKNSKGKNVYYVIPDSQFLYTDTIKHIKGTDASNCHDEELPEEEQEFSDDESELAAKQAKKKKRKGKDGNSQVGGNKRESHNQQHHFEKKQRVHSNHPAQHFGSNSTAYVPRSQQAPRNQLRGQTQSQYQSRSFTSNSLPQVPQVPQVPQVSQVPQIPQVPQVPPQYNFNPPTGHQDNRAQYSSPQQTQMYYTQAHQYNTPYGAPTQIPPYNQMSPNSSQFPQNQAQSHFHATGSVPYAVPTYPQSQQPQQFQQSQQQSSIQQPQQFFPSHASNTSGVDPNQLAYLQSLLMKQMQGNQQPYQYQNNSQQRPPQ